From the genome of Candidatus Dadabacteria bacterium, one region includes:
- a CDS encoding nucleotidyltransferase domain-containing protein, protein MGIRISIPKKETVAFCERWNIAELAFFGSVLRDDFSSESDIDVLVNPHPGISHSISNILRMERELGDILGREVDLVFRPDVERSRNYIRREAILKSAEVFYEAR, encoded by the coding sequence ATGGGAATACGTATTTCAATACCGAAAAAAGAAACCGTCGCTTTTTGCGAGCGCTGGAATATTGCAGAGCTTGCGTTTTTCGGTTCTGTCTTGCGGGATGACTTTAGTTCAGAAAGCGACATAGATGTGCTTGTAAACCCACATCCCGGAATTAGTCACAGTATTTCCAATATATTACGCATGGAGAGGGAATTGGGCGACATTCTAGGGAGGGAGGTCGATTTAGTCTTTCGACCCGATGTTGAGCGCAGCCGAAACTATATCCGGCGTGAAGCCATTCTAAAATCCGCTGAGGTTTTTTATGAAGCGCGATGA
- a CDS encoding DUF86 domain-containing protein, protein MKRDEAAYLLDMLLAAQDALEFSSSLTFQQFAQDRLRQNAVFKCIEIIGEAATHVEEKTKRKNPKVPWQNIIGTRNRLAHGYFQISLEVVWDIVKNDIPQLIDLLKTLVPPEAK, encoded by the coding sequence ATGAAGCGCGATGAAGCCGCTTATTTGCTTGACATGCTACTGGCCGCTCAAGACGCTTTGGAATTTTCATCCAGTTTAACCTTTCAGCAGTTTGCCCAAGACCGGTTACGTCAGAATGCCGTCTTCAAGTGCATTGAAATCATCGGGGAGGCCGCAACTCATGTTGAGGAGAAAACCAAGCGGAAGAATCCTAAAGTTCCATGGCAAAATATTATAGGCACTCGAAATCGTCTAGCGCATGGCTATTTCCAGATAAGCTTGGAAGTTGTATGGGATATTGTAAAGAATGATATTCCTCAGCTAATTGACCTTCTTAAAACACTTGTGCCGCCGGAAGCAAAATGA
- the cas2 gene encoding CRISPR-associated endonuclease Cas2, with translation MAKQKLYIVTYDISEPKRWRKVFKLMKGYGYWLQLSVFQCRLTSKRHAQMCARLEELIHSTEDHVLILDLGDADQVNPNVESLGKNYKMPTREAIII, from the coding sequence ATGGCAAAGCAAAAGCTTTACATAGTTACTTACGACATCTCAGAACCTAAGCGGTGGAGAAAAGTGTTCAAGCTGATGAAAGGGTACGGCTATTGGTTACAGTTATCGGTATTTCAATGCAGACTAACTTCTAAACGCCATGCGCAAATGTGCGCACGCTTGGAAGAATTAATACATTCAACTGAAGACCATGTGCTGATCCTTGATCTAGGTGACGCTGATCAAGTCAATCCTAATGTCGAAAGTTTGGGAAAAAACTATAAAATGCCGACAAGAGAGGCTATAATCATATAG